A single window of Treponema denticola ATCC 35405 DNA harbors:
- a CDS encoding TP0183 family DNA metabolism protein — MKIKKCYGFLIFLLLMLSIPVVRAGSMLYASPTVGVFKLESKNITEQTTATISNAIFSFVKELKKYDIVDMRSTPVTETDAQQRFDYVFAGKITGLENGIQLELMLKNSSDKITRRISKIYQSVNLILLDSRVLVSDIFDKSVNLSVTYNPEDSDSKENSEVEEVKNIDILSGSWQGEEGLERVELMRGGRGIALLSSGITILLQIRIHEGYLTINQSGKPMPRQFINLPDEIAKKAAEMGKTPSWKFLVSADNKILVGEKTDIEIVYHGNTLVSVNEVIKKVRWIKN; from the coding sequence ATGAAGATAAAAAAGTGTTACGGATTTTTAATATTTTTGCTTTTAATGCTTTCTATACCGGTTGTCAGAGCCGGAAGCATGTTGTATGCATCACCTACTGTAGGTGTTTTTAAACTTGAATCTAAAAATATAACGGAACAAACAACGGCAACAATCAGTAATGCTATTTTCAGCTTTGTAAAAGAATTAAAAAAATACGATATTGTAGATATGCGCTCTACTCCGGTTACCGAAACGGATGCTCAGCAGCGCTTCGATTATGTTTTTGCAGGTAAAATCACCGGACTGGAAAACGGAATACAGCTTGAACTTATGTTAAAAAATTCGTCGGATAAGATCACAAGACGGATATCTAAAATTTATCAAAGCGTCAATTTAATCCTATTGGACTCGAGGGTTCTTGTATCGGATATTTTTGATAAATCGGTTAATTTATCGGTTACCTATAATCCGGAGGACTCGGATTCTAAGGAAAATTCAGAAGTAGAAGAGGTAAAAAACATCGATATACTTTCAGGCTCATGGCAAGGAGAAGAAGGGCTTGAAAGGGTCGAACTTATGAGGGGAGGAAGAGGAATAGCCCTCCTTTCGAGCGGAATAACAATCCTGCTCCAAATAAGGATACATGAAGGCTATCTGACAATAAATCAGTCAGGAAAGCCCATGCCAAGACAATTTATTAACTTACCTGACGAAATAGCCAAAAAGGCCGCAGAGATGGGGAAAACCCCCTCATGGAAGTTTTTGGTTTCTGCCGACAATAAGATTTTAGTCGGAGAAAAAACAGATATCGAAATAGTCTATCACGGAAATACCCTTGTTTCGGTAAATGAAGTTATAAAAAAAGTACGCTGGATAAAAAACTAA
- the smpB gene encoding SsrA-binding protein SmpB, producing the protein MEKTPVKIIAKNKKAFFNYTVEEKIECGLVLKGTEVKSLREGRISFPDAFAEIKDNEVWVKNFHISEYIYSSVFNHDPERPKKLLLKKDEIKRLKRKVEEKGYTLVPLEFYFKNGIVKVLLGVCKGKKTFDKRADIKDRDIKRDMQREIKIRGK; encoded by the coding sequence ATGGAGAAAACACCTGTAAAAATCATAGCAAAAAACAAAAAGGCTTTTTTTAATTATACCGTTGAAGAAAAAATAGAATGCGGCCTAGTCTTAAAAGGTACGGAAGTCAAATCTCTCAGAGAAGGAAGGATATCTTTTCCCGATGCCTTTGCCGAAATTAAAGATAATGAAGTATGGGTTAAAAATTTTCATATTTCGGAGTATATTTACTCTTCCGTTTTTAATCATGATCCCGAAAGGCCAAAAAAACTCCTTTTAAAAAAGGATGAAATAAAAAGATTAAAACGAAAGGTGGAGGAAAAAGGTTATACCCTTGTTCCCTTGGAATTTTACTTTAAAAACGGTATCGTTAAGGTACTCTTAGGTGTTTGTAAGGGTAAAAAGACCTTTGATAAGCGGGCAGACATAAAAGATAGAGACATAAAAAGAGATATGCAAAGGGAGATAAAAATAAGGGGTAAGTAA
- the lepB gene encoding signal peptidase I, with translation MTAKYRNFSYTAKREYQNKVFFIVFLVVFTFLSYILITSYLLKTYRLQTDTMFPEISTGDMVLMTPIYSQASAKRGDLVVIDDTLSQNKSFFKSVVNTLTGFFTFQLLRPFDLQSEDAYSIRRIVGLPGDTLYMENFVLHIKTKDSSHFLTEFELAQQNYDIEVKDLPEHWDSSLPFSGAYPETVLKEGEYFVLCDNRIITDDSRLWGAVEGDKKIYGKIILKYWPFKEFKSY, from the coding sequence ATGACTGCAAAATATCGAAATTTTTCATATACGGCAAAGAGGGAATACCAAAACAAAGTTTTTTTTATTGTTTTTTTGGTGGTTTTTACTTTTCTTTCATATATACTCATAACATCATATCTGTTAAAAACTTATAGATTACAGACCGACACCATGTTTCCTGAAATTTCTACGGGAGATATGGTTTTAATGACTCCTATCTATTCTCAGGCGTCGGCTAAACGCGGCGATTTGGTTGTCATCGATGATACATTATCGCAAAATAAGTCTTTTTTTAAATCGGTTGTAAATACCCTTACAGGCTTTTTTACATTTCAGCTTTTAAGGCCCTTTGATTTGCAGAGTGAAGACGCCTATTCCATACGAAGAATTGTAGGCTTACCCGGAGATACTCTTTATATGGAAAATTTTGTATTGCACATAAAAACCAAGGATTCGAGTCATTTTTTGACCGAATTTGAGTTAGCTCAACAAAATTATGATATTGAAGTTAAGGATTTACCGGAGCATTGGGATTCATCCTTACCCTTTTCTGGAGCATACCCGGAGACGGTTCTAAAAGAAGGCGAATATTTTGTATTATGCGATAATAGGATAATCACTGATGATTCCCGTCTTTGGGGAGCTGTTGAAGGAGATAAAAAAATATACGGCAAAATTATCCTAAAATATTGGCCGTTTAAAGAATTCAAATCCTATTGA
- the hemW gene encoding radical SAM family heme chaperone HemW, whose product MKKAGLYIHIPFCLQKCNYCDFFSVRAGRFKNILSGHLSPFVLRLAEDIKIQADKYSINEWDTVYIGGGTPSLLSPDDLYYLSSQIPAAQKNPHREFTVEINPEDLTKDFLSAAVSGGINRFSVGIQSLNDEVLSACKRRGCRKMSLSALELLRSQKGLILSCDLIAGLNKQSLGILKDDIQTLLHFKPEHFSLYALCSNTKLPPEKDDEIAELWSYGKDILEKNSYNKYEVSNFSYKNLYKSIHNEKYWRLEDYIGVGPGAFGSIFFDRKVLHANAHANALRFSAIKNIEKWMTLKNRDEVYEYETIDEKEFIEEAFMMGLRLTEGIDRSFFKSRFGKDISVFAGKTISKWLDRNEAVLTEKRFYLTEKGFLYLNLFLQELFQEIDSLF is encoded by the coding sequence ATGAAAAAGGCCGGCCTTTATATACACATACCTTTTTGTCTCCAAAAATGTAATTATTGCGATTTTTTTTCTGTTCGTGCCGGCCGGTTTAAAAATATCTTATCGGGTCATTTAAGCCCCTTTGTTTTAAGATTGGCTGAAGATATAAAAATTCAAGCGGATAAGTATTCCATAAACGAATGGGATACCGTCTATATAGGCGGAGGAACTCCGTCTCTTCTATCTCCTGATGATCTTTATTATCTTTCATCTCAAATACCGGCTGCTCAAAAAAATCCTCATAGAGAATTTACCGTCGAAATTAATCCTGAAGATTTAACTAAAGATTTTTTGTCCGCTGCAGTCAGTGGAGGGATTAATAGGTTTTCCGTAGGAATTCAATCTCTTAATGATGAGGTTTTAAGTGCCTGTAAGAGGAGGGGATGTAGAAAAATGAGCCTTTCGGCCCTTGAGCTTTTACGCAGTCAAAAAGGTCTAATCCTTTCTTGTGATCTAATCGCAGGGCTAAATAAACAAAGCTTAGGTATTTTAAAAGATGATATCCAAACCTTATTACATTTTAAACCGGAGCATTTTTCACTATACGCCCTCTGTTCAAATACAAAGTTACCGCCCGAAAAAGATGATGAAATAGCCGAGTTATGGAGCTATGGTAAGGATATTTTGGAGAAAAACAGCTATAATAAATATGAAGTGTCTAATTTTTCATATAAGAACTTATACAAAAGTATACATAATGAGAAATATTGGAGGTTGGAGGATTATATAGGGGTAGGCCCGGGAGCCTTCGGTTCAATTTTTTTTGATAGAAAAGTCTTGCATGCTAACGCACATGCTAACGCATTGCGATTTTCTGCAATTAAAAATATAGAAAAATGGATGACCTTAAAAAATAGGGATGAGGTGTATGAGTACGAAACCATTGATGAAAAAGAATTTATTGAAGAAGCTTTTATGATGGGCTTAAGACTTACCGAGGGTATTGACAGATCTTTTTTTAAATCGAGGTTTGGTAAGGATATTTCGGTATTTGCAGGAAAAACTATTTCAAAATGGCTGGATAGGAATGAGGCCGTTTTGACGGAAAAAAGATTTTATTTAACGGAAAAAGGATTTCTTTACTTGAATTTATTTTTACAGGAACTATTTCAAGAAATTGATTCCTTATTTTAA
- a CDS encoding HD-GYP domain-containing protein: MKKRKNKNKSKIKSNEKDFLTLDEVEMLDEVEEELEEMKEDLYQDDQDNPMNFNNTEIKTEVLKTAVDLLATPTVCSMLLDKNFLILYISDAVNHLFEGYHNIEKKPFFNIFGSTLEKSALDDLLTKLKSPNRGYSWSGVLRHKTRYRKTMYTKTNIFPLFDNNTLNGYWVMFEDISNSYLSQYKGMMESLLNASKLKDNDTGFHNERLNYYSKALAEALFKENLFPQIDADFIDNISSLAAIHDIGKIGTPDYILQKKGALNDVEWAVMREHTINGTLILANYPIHMAKEITLSHHERWDGKGYPYKLAGEMIPLSARIVAVADVYDALRMRRSYKEGISHKESIEHIINGAGAHFDPTIIEVFKTIDKEFSYIWEQNKDQNQAV, from the coding sequence ATGAAAAAAAGGAAAAACAAAAATAAATCTAAAATAAAGAGCAATGAAAAAGACTTTCTAACCCTCGATGAAGTAGAAATGCTTGATGAAGTAGAAGAAGAATTGGAAGAAATGAAGGAAGATCTTTATCAAGACGATCAGGACAATCCGATGAATTTTAACAATACTGAAATTAAAACCGAGGTTTTAAAAACAGCTGTAGACTTACTCGCTACACCTACTGTTTGCTCAATGCTTCTGGATAAAAATTTTTTAATATTATACATAAGCGATGCAGTAAACCATCTTTTTGAAGGGTATCACAATATAGAAAAAAAACCGTTTTTTAACATATTCGGAAGTACACTTGAAAAATCCGCCCTCGACGACCTTTTAACAAAATTAAAAAGTCCTAATCGCGGCTACTCATGGTCAGGAGTTTTAAGGCATAAAACAAGATACCGTAAAACTATGTATACAAAGACAAACATATTCCCTTTATTTGATAATAATACACTCAACGGATACTGGGTTATGTTTGAAGATATAAGCAATTCTTACTTAAGTCAGTATAAGGGTATGATGGAAAGTCTATTAAATGCCTCAAAACTAAAGGATAATGATACGGGCTTTCATAATGAAAGACTCAATTATTACTCAAAGGCCCTTGCAGAAGCCTTGTTTAAGGAGAATTTATTTCCTCAAATAGATGCAGACTTTATAGATAATATTTCATCACTAGCTGCCATCCACGATATAGGAAAAATAGGAACTCCCGATTATATTCTACAAAAAAAAGGGGCGCTTAATGATGTAGAATGGGCGGTTATGAGAGAACATACTATTAACGGAACCCTTATCCTTGCAAACTATCCTATCCATATGGCAAAAGAAATTACTCTTAGCCATCATGAGCGCTGGGACGGAAAAGGCTATCCTTATAAGCTTGCGGGCGAAATGATTCCCTTATCTGCACGTATAGTGGCTGTAGCCGATGTTTACGATGCACTTAGAATGAGAAGATCCTATAAAGAAGGGATATCTCATAAAGAAAGTATCGAGCATATTATAAATGGAGCCGGAGCCCATTTTGACCCTACTATAATTGAAGTCTTCAAAACTATAGATAAAGAATTTAGTTATATATGGGAACAAAATAAGGATCAAAATCAGGCCGTATAA
- the tsaB gene encoding tRNA (adenosine(37)-N6)-threonylcarbamoyltransferase complex dimerization subunit type 1 TsaB, with amino-acid sequence MNIVCIDTCFSSVAITAQGNAGTFTSVFTPAKARHSAILIPAIETAVKQAGFSINETDVLVCPQGPGGFTGLRLAYSTAKAIQLQTNARFFCVSILEALCSKYGDKNQFLSVIDAKRDCFYVQAFENKKPISEAFDIRAEDALKLIDKNKKTIICGFGTEKFNEEAGASIESNNITLIEADKETLSKTLLDCFLTNKNCKKVEDHEGPVYIRKSDAEY; translated from the coding sequence ATGAACATAGTTTGTATCGATACATGTTTTTCCTCTGTTGCAATAACGGCTCAAGGAAATGCCGGTACATTTACCTCCGTTTTTACACCGGCTAAAGCCAGACATTCTGCCATACTGATCCCCGCAATAGAAACTGCCGTAAAACAGGCAGGTTTTTCTATAAACGAAACCGATGTTTTAGTATGTCCTCAGGGGCCGGGAGGTTTTACCGGTTTAAGACTTGCTTACTCAACAGCAAAAGCGATTCAGCTGCAAACTAATGCCCGGTTTTTTTGTGTTTCTATTTTAGAAGCTCTTTGTTCTAAATATGGCGATAAAAATCAGTTTTTATCGGTTATTGATGCAAAAAGAGACTGCTTTTATGTGCAAGCATTTGAAAACAAAAAGCCGATCTCGGAAGCTTTTGATATAAGAGCAGAAGATGCTCTTAAACTGATTGACAAAAATAAAAAAACTATTATTTGTGGCTTTGGGACTGAAAAATTTAATGAAGAAGCGGGAGCATCTATTGAGTCGAATAATATTACCTTGATAGAAGCAGACAAAGAAACCCTTTCAAAAACTTTACTTGATTGTTTTCTTACAAACAAAAATTGCAAAAAAGTTGAAGATCATGAGGGACCCGTGTATATCAGAAAGAGTGATGCAGAGTATTAG
- the tsaE gene encoding tRNA (adenosine(37)-N6)-threonylcarbamoyltransferase complex ATPase subunit type 1 TsaE, with product MEFTVKTEEDTINLGKKIGKKLKKGDVVALDGSLAAGKTYLTKGIAQGLDIEEDITSPTFTLISEYSGRLHLYHMDVYRLEGVEDFLDLGTEEMLYGDGVCVIEWSKKVKQVLPPNTIYIGIMVNDDNSRKIIIDNKDFCGAL from the coding sequence ATGGAATTTACAGTAAAAACCGAAGAAGACACTATTAATCTAGGAAAAAAAATAGGAAAAAAGTTAAAAAAGGGAGATGTAGTAGCCCTTGACGGTTCTTTAGCAGCAGGAAAAACCTATCTGACAAAGGGTATAGCCCAAGGTTTGGATATTGAAGAAGATATTACAAGCCCTACTTTTACCCTAATATCGGAATACTCAGGCCGTTTGCATCTATATCATATGGATGTATACAGACTTGAAGGAGTTGAAGATTTTTTAGACCTTGGTACTGAAGAAATGTTATATGGAGATGGAGTTTGCGTGATTGAATGGAGTAAAAAGGTAAAACAAGTATTACCCCCAAATACTATTTATATCGGCATAATGGTAAATGATGATAATTCCAGAAAAATCATCATCGATAACAAAGACTTCTGTGGGGCTTTATGA
- the fliD gene encoding flagellar filament capping protein FliD, with amino-acid sequence MSDLSIPGVNNTYEKLVEALMKKERIPRDREAEKLERLKLQDDSWRQVNKFSLEVRNAARDLYSFNNPFVEKIAESSNERSFTATASRGAKDQNVKLNIVQVAESDKFLSTEINNDLQIKKGIYTFKVGEKTISVNWKGGKYKGFIDLVNSRAKEILNISEIKITPDTKSLLFSSNITGAKNRLEFADDALPFAIEMGLIKKNDTSAIKTSVSSIETKPETSQKIDFSETVRAKGQYVMELTVSIKEPSKETVKKEETGEKIYEQIGSIAYRGIVIQNEPSNDGLEKTKMEPKETSGPKVDMNILALESTRGVLIPLPPLSENAEKQTITIPLAEYGDVKALAINNNNSEKAVFIENIKIFDPKAAGDYVPVNPVSTAQDAIINFEGIQIKREKNDIDDLVPNVTIHAHESSEKQEKLTIKPDVDAVKNAIIELVAKYNRVFAQINILTQNKPEIIEELTYLSESEVEDAQKKLGLMYSDSTLMTLKSNLRQTINTAYKPADDSKIFMLAQLGISTKSDSSGGIDMSRLRGYLEIDEKKLDEVLKNNMEEVKLFFGFDSDGDILIDSGLAHAMYEYINPYTQRGGIFGIKTDSLKLKMDSSQKRIENYDKKLAEKELALKKKYGIMDGTLKSLQKQSQTMDNFNKQLQNQNK; translated from the coding sequence ATGTCCGATTTAAGTATACCGGGAGTCAATAATACATACGAAAAGCTCGTTGAAGCTTTGATGAAAAAGGAAAGAATTCCTCGTGACAGAGAAGCCGAAAAACTCGAGCGTCTAAAATTGCAGGATGATTCCTGGAGGCAGGTAAATAAATTTTCTCTTGAAGTACGAAATGCTGCGAGAGACCTATATTCTTTTAATAATCCCTTTGTAGAAAAAATAGCAGAATCCTCAAATGAAAGATCCTTTACCGCAACAGCTTCAAGAGGAGCTAAGGATCAAAATGTAAAACTTAATATAGTTCAAGTTGCAGAATCCGATAAATTTTTAAGTACCGAAATCAATAATGACCTTCAAATAAAAAAAGGTATATATACTTTTAAGGTAGGAGAAAAAACCATATCCGTAAACTGGAAGGGCGGAAAATATAAGGGTTTTATAGACCTTGTAAACTCAAGAGCAAAAGAAATTTTAAATATAAGCGAAATAAAAATAACCCCGGATACGAAGTCCTTACTTTTTTCATCCAACATAACAGGAGCAAAAAACAGATTGGAGTTTGCAGATGATGCCCTACCCTTTGCCATTGAAATGGGACTCATCAAAAAGAATGATACATCTGCCATAAAAACTTCAGTTTCCTCCATTGAAACTAAGCCCGAGACCTCTCAAAAAATAGATTTTTCCGAAACTGTAAGAGCCAAGGGGCAATATGTCATGGAACTTACGGTTTCAATTAAGGAACCGTCAAAAGAAACCGTAAAAAAAGAAGAAACGGGCGAAAAAATCTATGAGCAAATAGGCTCAATCGCATACAGAGGTATTGTAATACAAAATGAACCTTCAAACGACGGCCTTGAAAAAACGAAAATGGAACCCAAGGAAACCTCAGGTCCAAAAGTTGATATGAATATTTTAGCCTTAGAATCGACAAGAGGAGTACTTATTCCCCTACCCCCTCTTTCGGAAAATGCCGAAAAACAGACAATTACGATTCCTTTGGCTGAATACGGAGACGTAAAAGCTCTTGCAATAAACAATAATAATTCAGAAAAGGCCGTCTTTATAGAAAATATTAAAATATTTGATCCTAAGGCAGCCGGAGACTATGTTCCCGTAAACCCGGTTTCAACGGCACAGGATGCGATAATCAATTTTGAGGGCATTCAAATTAAAAGAGAAAAAAACGATATCGACGATTTAGTGCCTAATGTAACCATTCATGCCCATGAGTCTTCGGAAAAGCAGGAAAAACTTACCATAAAACCGGATGTAGATGCCGTCAAAAATGCGATCATCGAGTTGGTAGCCAAATATAACCGTGTTTTTGCTCAAATAAATATTTTAACGCAAAATAAGCCCGAAATCATAGAAGAACTGACCTATCTTTCAGAATCGGAAGTTGAAGATGCTCAAAAAAAATTAGGTTTAATGTATAGCGACTCTACTCTGATGACATTAAAATCCAATTTAAGGCAAACAATAAATACCGCCTATAAACCTGCAGATGATTCTAAAATATTTATGTTGGCTCAACTTGGAATTTCCACAAAATCCGATTCTTCGGGCGGCATAGACATGTCGCGCCTTCGCGGATATCTGGAAATTGACGAAAAAAAGCTTGATGAAGTCTTAAAGAACAATATGGAAGAGGTAAAACTGTTTTTCGGCTTTGATTCCGACGGAGATATTTTAATAGATTCAGGCCTTGCTCATGCAATGTATGAATACATAAACCCGTACACACAAAGAGGCGGTATCTTCGGCATAAAAACCGATTCTTTAAAACTAAAGATGGATTCTTCCCAAAAAAGAATAGAAAACTACGACAAAAAACTTGCCGAAAAAGAACTGGCGCTTAAAAAGAAATACGGAATAATGGACGGTACCTTAAAAAGTTTACAAAAACAGTCCCAAACGATGGATAATTTTAACAAGCAACTTCAAAATCAAAATAAATAA
- a CDS encoding flagellar protein FlaG translates to MSIEINGIGHQAALQQKRDTVINGSMRAASDVIVQKEAAEQAENQKTLVDPNEISKAVAQIQKLCDMCDRKLQFRVNKETNRIVVKVIDANTDKVIREIPSEAIQRLQARILETVGLLFDESI, encoded by the coding sequence ATGAGTATAGAAATAAACGGCATAGGGCACCAAGCAGCATTACAACAAAAACGTGATACAGTGATTAACGGCTCAATGAGAGCTGCATCGGATGTAATAGTACAAAAGGAAGCTGCCGAACAAGCCGAAAATCAAAAAACGCTGGTGGACCCGAATGAAATCTCAAAAGCGGTTGCACAAATCCAAAAATTATGCGACATGTGTGATCGAAAATTACAATTTAGAGTAAATAAAGAAACAAACCGTATCGTTGTTAAGGTAATAGATGCAAATACCGACAAGGTAATAAGGGAAATACCATCCGAGGCAATACAAAGACTGCAGGCAAGAATACTTGAAACAGTCGGCCTTTTATTCGATGAATCAATATAG
- a CDS encoding flagellin → MIINHNMSAMFAQRQGGVNELHLAKNIEKLSSAQRINRAGDDASGLAVSEKMRSQIRGLNQAGQNIQNGVSFIQATEGYLGETTDIIQRLRELAIQASNGIYSAEDRMQIQVEVSQLVDEVDRIASHAQFNGMNILTGRFAQDSVTGPMQLHVGANMDQREKIYIGTMTATALGIIGAQQGGEDKMISMSSVDGANMALGALDNALKQINKQRADLGAYQNRFEMAYDGIAIAAENMQAAESRIRDADMAKEIVDYTKNQILIQSGTAMLAQANAQPQAVVRLLQ, encoded by the coding sequence ATGATTATTAATCACAATATGAGTGCAATGTTTGCACAGAGACAGGGAGGAGTCAACGAACTTCATCTCGCAAAAAACATCGAAAAGCTTTCCAGTGCACAAAGAATCAACCGTGCAGGTGACGATGCTTCAGGTTTAGCCGTATCCGAAAAGATGCGCAGCCAAATCAGAGGTTTAAACCAAGCCGGACAGAATATTCAAAACGGTGTTTCTTTCATTCAAGCAACGGAAGGTTACTTAGGTGAAACGACAGATATAATACAGAGATTAAGAGAGTTGGCTATACAGGCCTCAAACGGTATTTACTCCGCCGAAGACAGGATGCAGATTCAAGTTGAAGTTTCACAGCTTGTTGATGAAGTAGACAGAATCGCAAGCCATGCTCAGTTTAACGGAATGAATATCCTGACAGGCCGTTTTGCTCAAGATTCCGTAACAGGACCTATGCAGCTCCATGTCGGTGCAAATATGGATCAAAGAGAAAAGATCTATATAGGAACAATGACAGCTACAGCACTCGGTATTATAGGAGCACAACAAGGCGGAGAAGACAAGATGATTTCAATGTCTTCAGTAGACGGTGCAAATATGGCATTGGGAGCCCTTGATAATGCTCTTAAGCAGATTAACAAGCAGCGCGCAGACCTAGGTGCATATCAGAATAGGTTTGAAATGGCATATGACGGTATAGCAATTGCTGCCGAAAATATGCAGGCTGCCGAATCAAGAATCCGAGACGCAGACATGGCTAAAGAGATTGTAGACTATACAAAGAACCAGATCTTGATCCAATCAGGAACTGCTATGTTGGCACAAGCCAATGCTCAGCCTCAAGCTGTTGTTAGGCTTCTTCAATAA
- a CDS encoding flagellin gives MIINHNMSAMFAQRTQGVTNVRIGKDIEKLSSGLRINRAGDDASGLAVSEKMRSQIRGLNQASANASNGINFIQVAEAFLQETTDIMQRIRELAVQASNGIYSAEDRMQIQVEVSQLVAEVDRIASSAQFNGMNMLTGRFARETGENVVTGSMWFHIGANMDQRMRVYIGTMSAAALGIRDIGDEKIMTIETADAANRSIGTIDEGLKKINKQRADLGGYQNRMELTVVGIDIAAENLQAAESRIRDADMAKQMVEYTKNQILSNTGIAMLAQANNNSQLVMSLLR, from the coding sequence ATGATTATCAATCACAACATGAGTGCGATGTTCGCACAGAGAACGCAGGGTGTTACCAATGTACGCATCGGTAAAGACATCGAAAAACTTTCATCCGGTTTACGCATTAACCGTGCAGGCGATGACGCTTCCGGCCTTGCAGTTTCCGAGAAAATGAGAAGCCAGATTCGAGGTTTAAACCAAGCTTCTGCAAACGCTTCAAACGGTATTAACTTTATCCAAGTAGCCGAAGCTTTCTTGCAGGAAACAACCGACATCATGCAGAGAATCCGCGAACTCGCTGTTCAGGCTTCAAACGGTATCTATTCTGCCGAAGACAGAATGCAGATTCAGGTCGAAGTTTCGCAGCTCGTTGCCGAAGTTGACCGCATTGCAAGTTCAGCCCAATTTAACGGTATGAACATGCTTACAGGCCGCTTTGCACGCGAAACCGGTGAAAATGTTGTTACCGGTTCTATGTGGTTCCACATCGGTGCCAACATGGATCAGAGAATGCGCGTTTACATTGGAACAATGTCAGCTGCAGCTCTCGGTATCCGAGATATCGGTGATGAAAAAATCATGACAATCGAAACAGCCGATGCTGCAAATAGGAGCATTGGAACAATCGATGAGGGTCTTAAAAAGATCAACAAGCAAAGAGCTGACCTTGGCGGTTACCAGAACAGAATGGAGTTGACGGTTGTCGGTATCGACATTGCTGCCGAAAACCTCCAAGCTGCTGAGTCAAGAATCCGAGATGCAGACATGGCAAAACAGATGGTAGAATATACAAAGAACCAAATTTTGTCGAATACCGGTATTGCAATGCTCGCTCAGGCTAATAACAATAGCCAGCTTGTAATGTCTCTTTTAAGGTAA
- a CDS encoding DHH family phosphoesterase, translated as MHNSSSSTIGKPLIPQKLPEFLNAYENFIIAGHKEPDGDCIGSCLAMSFFLKRKNKNCILMSAGPFKRTEIKEYEHLFTDKLKISDKINPKTTGLIILDCSNFDRVGEIAELISGFNYIIIDHHATNTEKSDTSLIMPEAPSTTYLIQSIIEEIGEKLTKEEADALFFGLCTDTGFFRHLDAGSAEVFAHASRLIEAGANPKQTFMKINGGKKFESRLLISRILNRMKTYYDGRLVVSYETYDDLLEFGLESRDSDILYQLIQSIEGVEAICIVRQDSPSHCSVGFRSLDKIDVSKIAASFGGGGHKQASGLYIEGKFDDLIPRFVEAFGTQM; from the coding sequence ATGCATAACAGTAGCAGCTCAACAATCGGGAAACCTTTAATTCCCCAAAAATTGCCGGAATTTTTAAATGCGTATGAAAATTTTATAATTGCAGGTCATAAAGAGCCCGATGGGGATTGTATCGGAAGCTGCCTTGCAATGTCTTTCTTTTTGAAGAGAAAAAATAAAAATTGTATTTTAATGTCGGCGGGACCTTTTAAGCGTACCGAAATAAAGGAATATGAACATCTTTTTACGGATAAGCTGAAAATTTCCGATAAAATAAATCCTAAAACTACGGGGCTGATAATCCTTGACTGTTCAAACTTTGACCGCGTAGGTGAAATAGCAGAGCTTATCAGCGGTTTTAATTACATTATAATTGACCATCATGCTACCAATACCGAAAAATCGGATACTTCTCTTATAATGCCGGAAGCCCCTTCTACAACCTATCTAATTCAGTCAATAATTGAAGAAATAGGAGAAAAACTTACAAAAGAAGAAGCCGATGCCCTGTTTTTCGGTCTTTGCACGGATACGGGATTTTTTAGACATTTGGATGCAGGAAGCGCAGAGGTTTTCGCTCACGCATCCCGTCTTATTGAAGCCGGAGCCAATCCAAAACAAACCTTTATGAAAATAAACGGAGGTAAAAAATTTGAATCACGCCTCCTTATTTCCAGAATTCTAAACAGAATGAAGACCTATTATGACGGAAGACTTGTTGTTTCGTATGAAACTTATGATGATTTACTGGAATTCGGCCTTGAAAGCAGAGATTCCGATATATTGTATCAATTGATTCAGTCGATAGAAGGGGTCGAGGCAATCTGTATTGTACGACAAGACTCTCCAAGCCACTGCTCGGTAGGTTTTCGATCCTTGGATAAGATTGATGTAAGCAAGATAGCCGCATCATTTGGAGGCGGAGGTCATAAACAGGCTTCAGGCCTGTACATAGAAGGGAAATTTGATGATTTAATTCCAAGGTTTGTTGAAGCCTTTGGAACTCAAATGTAA